The genomic stretch ttaccctttggtaaattttctagggctagctctaacaaactggtatcagagcctggtttcgggatcttttggcaacgatgacaataacaaagatcgatTTCGGCATGTGACAACTCAAGATGGAGACTATTCTGGTTCAAGAtgaagttgatttggtactataggGAGCTGAGAATATTCcaaatggtacgtcaaaggaagatcttgtgggtatggataagaaggcccgatcaagcattattctaaatctctctaatgaggttttacgggaggtagctacggagactatggttaagagcatgtgggacaaacttaaagccttatatatgaagaggatagtggagaatcgtctcttgaAGCATAGTTTTTATACGCTTCGGATGACTAAAGATATATCTatgctctcacatcttgataaatttgattccttagttatggatttggagaatatagatgcaaaaattgatgacgaggataaggccctattacttttgtgttctcttccccaatcctttaagtatttccatgatactatgatttatgaaaaaaataataatttcatatcaggaaattaaatctgcactaaaatctaaggagcagatagacagggatatcactggagagggaatcaggctgaaggtctgattgtcaggggtagaacggataaaagaaaatttgacagtagtagatctaaatctagatctaaatcaagATATAGAAATTTagagtgcagatattgtcataaaatgggacaCATTaaagctgattgctttaaattgaaaaataaattaaagcaaaaagaaaaaattattgagaaaactactgagtccgctgaagctagtgtagcagctgatgaaaatgttggaaatattttctttgctactgatgacaggatgaggtctaaaaataaatgaattttagattcgagttgttcttatcacatgtgtcataaTAGAGATATGTTTtctacatatgaatcttgtaatggtggaattattttgatgggcaataatacctcgtgtgatgttgttggtagaggcacaatccgaattaaaatgcatgatagtatgtaaggacgctcactaatgttagacatattcatgatttaaaaaagaatctcatctctttaggcaccctagaggctcttgggtgtaaatacgcagctgaaggtggagttatgaaagcttctagaagtgctcttattgttatgaaagcttgtaggtctagtagcttgtatattttgcagggaactactgtcacaggctcagttgcagtctcgtcatcatcattatctgatTCTGATATCattaaattatggcatatgcgtttgggtcatatgagtgaaaaagatttaagcatattgagcaaaagggatcTTCTTTGCGAACAGAGTATTTGACCactagatttttgtgaacacgcattttagaaagcagaaaagagtcagcttcaattctctagcagttcacaaaacaaaaggtactcttgactatattcattcggaCCTTTggagtccagctcatgttcagtataAGGGTGGtgtcaggtatatgttgactttcatgttgaatctcgttttgatgatgaaaccacttgatatatgtttatgatttaatctacattttgagtgacgcaggatccatcgatcgggatgagacaattaaagcaggaaaaatcatgttgtgccggaggaacatgtaagaagattggacgtcgggccggtggatcggtcgacgtatcgacagaaggcttcgagccgtggactcggacatcgggccaagaagagcgggtattgtgccaaggatatcggagttgcagagtcaagacatgcagtaggagttgtgccggagttaagactatgatcacgttgggagtttgagagttcgacgaaagtccggacggtcgtcggaggttctgcgagaacaaattcgagaagtccaagagcttgccaaaaaagctcgtgggaactcaccaagtggatcatcgcaagtctaagagtttgccggaagtccgttggagcatcaccgaaggttcgtcggatgttcgccggaagaagcgattgacgcaccggagaaagttgcagtaaatgtcttaagaaatatcgtagttagcaaagAGGAGAAtcatccgaatgaatgaaatgatacaaatgaatcacataTATCTTtttgatttatctttttaatgtgatgttgataatttgatatgCCTATTGAAATTCATGATattagataattgaatccttgacttactctttatacggcttgaaaatagatgtttaaaatcttgcttgatgagttgttttataagattttgcctttatgtcttctAGAACcttaatgcttatattgatttggcatataaagactaaggtatgcttagatgaaaaagaatcacttaaaaaatgtcatttccatctgatcgagattaatgatttcaaagCTAAATTACATCTTACATCTAAGTTTATCATAAGTCCGATGTTAAGAAAATAAGAGATTTAGTAGGTGATCTTATAGGAAATACATAGAAAGTGTACCTAACAAAAGTCAATGAAGTTTCCTAGGATTCAAGAGAATAAATGCATAGTATTTTCACATAAATCAAAGGATGTACCTGATGAGTGAGGTTGAGTAAGTATCGAATTGAGGTGGAGAGAACTAATCTAGAAGATgattatataaaatcatcaattttTACTTAACCGTGAAGACATGCGGTTGAACTATCCAATATTACAACTATAGTTAACATGACCACACTGATATAAAAAATGATTGATATTGTTGATTTAGCATCGGATCCACGTCTCTATTTTTCTCACATGCGGTAAAGGGCCATCGCATCTCTATTTTTCTCACCGTTGACTTTTGGTGCTGATAATTATTGAATTTCAAATTTAGTGATGGCCGTTGGTCTCTCACTCTGTTTTCAGACGCTGTGTTTTCGCATCAGTGATTGCGGAACAGAAATGATGATACGACAGGAGAAGTTTTGTGCCAGCTTTTGAAAATGGGCAACGCTTCTTTATCCTACATGTTGGACAGTAATAACTTAACTTCTTGCATCATAATACACATTACTGTACTATGCAATGGACACTGTGattccaatgaaaaaaaaaaagaagaaaacaaagcaTCTAATACTTTGTTTCTAAACCATTAATTGAGTGTTGAGCCAGTCGTTCAGAGGTCTTATCACATCGTGCCTATTAAAGATCTAAcccaaaattttcatgatgatttgatgaacttgataacaTTTTACCCATCATGTAGGTTTATAACGTCAACGAAAACCTAATGCAAATTTTATTATGCAATAAATATTGtctatttaacaaaaaaaaaagataaaaatgttGAATAATTTGTTTGTAGAGCATGGATTGTTTGTCAGGAGTTGGCTAAGATTGTTCTCATCTTTTTAATGGTCCTCCACTTTATTGATGTGGACAAAAGAATATAACTCAAATGTACGACCATTAATGAGAAGACTTAATGTACCATGTCTTGGTAAATATACTCAAACAATCAGCACATCCGAGTGTTTGTTAGATTACTATCAAGTGTCCCTCAAAAATATCAAGCATCCAACACACCTAATAGGAGATGAGGACAAAACTAGACCCCAATTGTATGACTTGTCAACTATATGTAGATGAACATTGCATTTACTCCTTTATCAGATTTTTATTGAATGTCACTTCAAAATGTAAAGCTTTCAACAAGCAAAGGGTAGGATATTTGTGAATTTTACTTTACCCTTTCTCAAACTTGGTAAAGTATTTAAGTGCTCCAAATGTTTTCTCAAATTCAACATTAATATTTTCTTGTTGTGGTTATCTTGATTAAAATTAACATATGCATTTATTTGGCTTAAGAGGGGGTAGATTGACGTGAATATCGATTGTCATCTCAACATTAATGGTTATGAGTACCTTTATTCGACCTAAAGAAAGGGACTTAACTTTTAGGacgttttcttttttcttaaaaaaacttAAGCAATTGAGTAAACATAAACACATAAAACATCTCAAATAATTGTCATTCAAAATTACTATATGCATTCCTAAACTCAACTATTGTGTTCCAAGGGTACCTATTTTGCGCACCTATGACCTACCTTCTTAGATATTTTCTTTACTTAGATAGATTTGtttatttgataaattgaaatattaatttattattttttttgttttcctttgtgTTTgtgagaaaataataaaatttaagaaaatgaATTATGCCTAtgatgttatgttttaaaccagttGAATACTTGGATTTGATGTTTATTATTAATTAGTGGAAATTTAATTCATGGCGTGTGTTACtaaatcatgttttctatctagtttGTTTAAATATTACCATGATAATTGCATTTACCAAATGGATTGTGattgataatatataatttatttatttcataattaACATTAAAATTCTATTGTTAGCCCCAAAGTCAATTGTCGACTAGAAATGTTGAGATGATCCGATTTAATCTAGTCAATGTCGGTGCGGTTTGACACCGACTAGATCAAGCTTGGGTCAGATATAGTCTGTCTTGAGCAAGTAGGCACAATGTAAGTCAAACCCAGCATGGGCATGCCAAGTCTGACCTAAACCAAGCGTTCTCAGGCACTCGAACCAATGTGGGCGGGCATAGGTGTCCGACCCAATACATGGGCCATATTAATTCGGCCTCTTAAGGGCCACACTGATCGGGTGAGTTTAAGCGATCGCTTTCCCAACATTGGATTAGCGCTACGCAGGTGACTCTAGCGTGCTCGACTTAATTGGTGGTGTGACCCAATTGATCCGACCGTTGGTTTGTGCGTCATCCCATGGTCCAACCAACTTGGGGAATTCACACTAGCCAAGCGTCCAACAGCCCGTTTGTGGCTCAGACAATAGCTCGAACACCTCAGCGGCCAAACAAAATCGTCATTCTCGGTTTAGCATCTCGATCCTATCTACAGCGAAAAGGAAGAAGAGACGACGATCCTAATACGGAAAGAGGTGAAGATTACCTAGGAAGGAGTCGAGGCCGCGGTCGTCCTTGTCGTCGAACTCGGGCCGGGGGCGGCGTTGGTGTTGGGGGAGCGGGTGACGATGGCGACAGCTGCCACGGAGGGCGACTAGGGGAGATGGGAAGCTTCTCCAAGAGCTTGGACGCAGCAGTTCTCCTGGCGGCAAAGAGGGCGACCATTGTCGCCGTGTGCAGCAAACGGAATCAAAGAGACGGAACAGGCGAGGTCGGGTTTAAATAGAGCAGTTGGGGTGTATCATAGTAGCTTCTGGAGAACGGGGAAGGTTCTAGAAGAACCCAATTGGAATCATAGCGAAATTGTTGGAAGTCCTTTCTTCTTGGATTATGTATTAATTACAAAGTATACATCGTATAGTATAATTCAGTTACATAATATAAATTTCATACTATATATTGTATCTTATGAATTATGCATTAAATCACTATGCATTACATTtcctctctttcttccttttatGAATATAAGAGCAACTCtccaaataataaaaaaacttgagaACATGAAAAATACTTTTACAAACAAATTGTTATTGATGATATATTGGCTTGCATTATTAGTTGTTTATGATTGAGCCTAAACTTTGAACAAAACAAGgttaattcaaaaaatcataattaaataGGCCCAAAATAGTAGGATGCAAGTTCAAATGTATGGCATTGGGTTTTTAATAGCATTGGACCGATTTAGGTTCAATCTTCACCCCCAATTTCTTTTTATGAGTGGATTCTATGTTAATTAGCATGATAAAATATATTTCAATAGTTCTCTAAATATAAGCTTAAAATATTGGAAGGAAAGGTCTTACTAATCTGAGTTTATCATACTAATTTTTGTTGAAGGAAAGCATAATATAACCGTATTTATAGCTCGATAACATTTTTGCGATTATAGATCATGAATAATTTTTTGATGTATAACTTGACATAATGTAAATGATAAAATCCTCACATATCTATTAACTTAAGATTTTGTGTcaccaaataagaaaaaatataccAATGGTTGTCTCTTCATCGATATCTAATCTAGATTGTTGATTCTCATCATTAATCTCAACTTTAATCCTAAACATCCATGTTCAAACATTGCACTTAGTGGTCTGCTATGGAAAATTTGTAGTTAAAAGAACTCATGAGAGCTGTTGCCACCTTATTGAAGGATGCATCTCATCAAGTAGCTAACTAATATGCTTTTATTTCAGTAAAATTGTCAGGAAGATGTTAAAGACCTAAGTTTTGTGCAAAAACTTTCTTTTGTTTCTCACACATTGGATGTTGAAATATCATGACATAGTCGATCTCACATCAGGCAGCCATCATCAATTTGGAGTCACCTTCTTCCTGTTCTCTTAGACTTATCTGCTTAATCTTCCAACCTCTCCTGTCATCAACTTGTCACTCATCTAATATTAGTCATGCAAAGCTGAATGCTCCATCAACTTCTGCAATCAAGAATGGTCTAACTTTGTGTGTCAAATCAGTTTGAAAAATCTATTATATTTTGAATCTTTTCTGAAGATGACACACCAACTACTCCTTGGTCTTTGTTCATATCCACAATGGATCAAACATGGTTTTCACAAGAATTATATATTCCCAGTCATTGTTTTCCTCTTTCAGATGATAGAGGATCTATACATATGGAGGCCATCTGTGTGTCAGTTTTGCTGATAAATGCTGCTCGTCATCAATCTGAGTAGATATAGTGCAATTAAAATGCATACTTTGTGTTGAGAACATGTGGTGAGGCCTATCTGATGCAGACAATATACTTTGAGCTGATCAATATCTTTGACTTATGCTACTTACCATTTAGCCTATTCTAATGAGAAGATTCAGATACACCAAAACACTAATAGTAACTACACTTCTGTTGAGCTCTTCAGATGAAATTGTCATGTTCAAGCTCAAATTATATCCATTGAGTCTGTATGAAACATTTCAATTATTTTTCCAAGTCTTGCGTGCTGCACCATCAAAGCTTTCATGGCCTGTAAAACTCTGAACAGTGTTGATGGAGTTGACATGATGAATATCCAATGAACTGTGTGTCCTGTCACTTGAAATCCGCCTAACCCCATAAATGACATCCGAAAGATTGATACAGTTGATTGGCCACTTGCATGCGGCCAAGACCATATTATTAACACAAATTGATGATAAGGTCTTCTTCAATGGACTTCGTGACCTGGAGATGGCTCTTGACCAATGAGAGTTCAGCTCTCTTCTCTCATACTGAAAGTAAAGTTAAACAGGGAAAGAAACAGTGCAGTTCTTGAAATGCTGCTCATCGCACCATCAAACTTCTGTAGTTctccaacaacttggagggagacatATATCAGATTAGCTTCAAGTGTAGCATCTGCAAATAGTAGACAATCGATCTCAATTAATGCATCGTTCTTCGCTTTGATGATATAAATACATGCACAAGATGGCAGCTAGGAGGCTGGTGAAAGAGACTTGGAACAGCTTAGAGGCAAAAGAGAGTCTGGGGACGGAGAACAGCATGAGGGTTATGGGGAGGGATAAGGAAGACACGGGGCGTGGCCGACATGGAGGGAGTCGGGTCGTCGGAGGGAGGATAACGACAGCACAAGGAGCTCGTGCCGCAGACATGGTCAACCGTTGGTCTTTGGATGACGTCGGAGGTGAGGGAATGAATGGATCGGCGCGCGTGCGAAAGCATGGATAAGCTTGCCGACACGCCTCGCACGTGCACCAATAAGCTGATGTCATAATATCTATCCAGAACGGAAGCAAAAGAGGGAAAAGACAATTTTAATGTCTTTATTCGAAGCTTTTTTATTATCTCTTTATAACtcttaaaataaaaagaattataaaagtgATAACTTAATTTTACATGATttaatttgttcaaaaaaaataaaaaacaaaaaggatGAATTCAATGCACTATAATTATGCCAATATGAAGTTTAGGAATTTGTGTTTTCCAAACTAGATTATGTTATTACACATCGCATTTGTTTTAGATATAGGGTTTGAATTGAGATTTTACAtaacttattttaattttatataaagttttatttaaatattttcatatcactttataactttaaaaaataaaaaaaattgtaaaacaTATGAAAATAAGATTATAGCATAAATTTATCCGATTTAACttgtgcaagaaaaaaaaaagatgcatcACTATCTTCAAAGATAAAAAGGTCGAATTCGATATGCAAGATGAAAAAAATCAATCTATATAACCACACctttgaatttaaatatattCATTGTATTTGGATTTGGTGCTTACCATCACATGCATCTTTTTAGTCTAAGGTTGTTTTCTCTCATAATTGTGCTCACGACATTTTTAtgcaattaaaattatattacacCTCTCCATCTTGTAGTAAAAATCCTCCTTCTTCTCCATGAATCCAAGAAAGCATATATAACTCATGCATCAAACAAACAATAGAGAAACAATTACATTGTCTCTCTATTGGTGTTGCTTTCATGACTATGGCAACCAAGACTagctattatatatatacatgtgatccTTGAACATATAAATGACACACTCTCATCATCATCACAATAGATAAGACTACAGGACTCCTCAACTTCTATTTTATCTCACACATGTTCTCGCTAGTAATGAGGGTATTCTATCACTATGTAAGAGCATATAGGAAAGTCATTGAACAAGCCATCTCCAAACTCCAAAAAGTATATGCACTTGTCATAATTCTTAAGTGTACATAAGGAACCATATTTAACTGCCTATACCATTATGGAGGGAGGTGTTCAAGATTAGTAGTAGTGATGGTTCTTCTTTTCCTTCACCACAATTCTTTCACTTGATTCATATAAATCCGTTCTTCATTCTCACCGTATAAAGGAACACATGTGGTGGGCTACTCaatgaataaaaataattaatatcttgAACAATGTTTGCTAACCTTTTCGTGTAAGATAATATTTACTAAACTTTTGATGGGTATATTAACAACAATAGTGATTTTAATAGTTTAGAAAACCACTATCATATATGACTAATAGCCATGAGTTTGATCAATGTTGTATCATGTTATGTCTGTTACTGAAGTTTTCAAGTATTTCATGTGTATGGTTGAGATTCTTATTGGTTCATAATATTCTAGTGGATATGAGGAAAAATATATAACATACCTCCGCGTTAAAGTGGGATGATTCAATTCCTtagaatcttttttttcttttcaataatctGAGTAAACTCCTCTATATCCATATAAGataaatcatatcaattttttaaGATTCATATTTAGGTTCATagtcataaaattttaatataaaattattaaataatccttatatttataaatattttttataaaatttttaaaaaagaaatattaCCTTCTCCCctctttaaaagaaaattttaatcttTTAAATTTGAGATCAAATTTATCATACCTTTACGAAAGAGAGGATAAACTTTCTATATTTtgagatcaaaattttcattgaAGATTGTGTCTATTATAATTTTCACATACAGGAGATTCACTTTTTTTGAGGGGTTCCCATACCACTTTTATCACTATTTATGtcatcaaagaaaaagttttcatttGCTTCAAGATGTGAATAAGAAAAAGTTTCAAGATGCATATCATTTGCATTTGCTTTCTAATTAGTGACAAGTTGACAACACACAGCTTTCTATAGTAAACATTCCCTCCAGCCAGAGAACCTTTAAAGACCACAATAAATGACAccattctttctccttttattaAAGGAGAGCAGCAACCTTATTCCCTACTACAACAATTCTTCATATTAATATGTCACAGCAGGTGGGCCACATGTTAAAAGCAACTCTTTCTATAAACTTAAACGCCCGTACCCGCTTCTGTACTCGCAATCTCTGGCTTTTAGACCAACGTGGAGCACTCGGACGTCGCCGGGTCCCACATCGCGGGCAACAAGTACTTCCTCCCGGCCAAGCCCCAGGCGTTGTAGCTGGCCCCGGTCGCGGGGTCCACCAGGACCTTGCCCGGGTACCCCGGGTAGGCTCCGCTGCCGAACACCCCCGTGCAGGCCGTCACCGCCTCCAGCGGGGCGTCCGCCGGCCCCTGGAAGTAGCCATGGCCGTCGGGGTTCGTGGCGGCACCGGCCAGCAGCGTCGCAAGGTTGATGACGACGCCCTCCATCCCCACGTCGCCGTTGGGGGACACCAGCGGCGGCGTCTGCGGACCGTAGAGCGGCTGGTGGAAGGGCCAGGCGCACTGGCCCGGGCATTGGCTGGCCGAGTCCCCCACCCAGACGAACCCGGCAGATCCGTCGAGCCGCCCGTGCGTCCCGCACCGGCTCGAGCAGAAGCCCTCGACCGCCACGTCCGCCGCGGTGACGACGACGGCGATGGCCCTGGGGCCGCTCGCCGCCGCCGCTCTACTAGCCAAGGCGACCACGTCGGGCGAGGAGAGGAGCTTTCCCTTGGAGTAGGACTCGTCGAGGAGCTGCGGGCCGAGGGAGAAGTGCACGG from Musa acuminata AAA Group cultivar baxijiao chromosome BXJ1-3, Cavendish_Baxijiao_AAA, whole genome shotgun sequence encodes the following:
- the LOC103979284 gene encoding protein EXORDIUM-like 2 — encoded protein: MAASPTLLLFSLLLVLSYSAAAAVPGRKLVLVQQPPLVLKYHNGPLLRGNYTLSLLFYGRFSAAQRSIVADFVRSLSPSGASPQPPSAASWWRTTARYGGSAVHFSLGPQLLDESYSKGKLLSSPDVVALASRAAAASGPRAIAVVVTAADVAVEGFCSSRCGTHGRLDGSAGFVWVGDSASQCPGQCAWPFHQPLYGPQTPPLVSPNGDVGMEGVVINLATLLAGAATNPDGHGYFQGPADAPLEAVTACTGVFGSGAYPGYPGKVLVDPATGASYNAWGLAGRKYLLPAMWDPATSECSTLV